The genomic window TGCTGATACTGGAAGGTCGTTTCCTTTTATCGCGTTTATTGGGTCACAGATTTTAGTTACGAATTCTGGCTTCACTCCGCATGAACAGTCTCTAGATCCACAGCAGTCTGAAGTATCTTCGTCTGCAAGATTAGCCCAAGCTGGATCTACAGGAATCTCTACTAACTCTCCTGCTCCTCTATCGATAGCTGCATAGTTCATTTCTACTATATCTTGACCTTTTTTCTCATATGATTTCTTAGCATATTCTTTCATGTAAGTTTGAGCTTCTTCAAATGGAATTACATCTGCAAGTTTAAAGAAAGCTGATTGCATGATTGTATTTGTTCTGTTTCCAAGACCGATCTCTTCTGCAAGTTTAGTAGCGTTTATAGTATAGAATTTAGCCTGCTTCTTAGCCAAAGCCTTTTTGATTGAATTTGGAAGATTTTCTACAGTCTCATCCTTATCCCAGATACAGTTTAGTAGGAAAGTTCCGCCTTTTTTAAGACCTGATACCATATCGTACTGTGCAAGATATGAAGGTACAGAACATGCTACAAAACTAGGTGAAGAAACTAAATAAGTTGATCTGATTGGAGATTTACCGAATCTTAAGTGTGATCTAGTTACTCCTCCAGATTTTTTAGAGTCATATGCAAAGTAACCTTGTGCATAAAGCTCTGTTTTATCTCCAATAATTTTGATAGAGTTTTTGTTTGCCCCTACTGTACCGTCTGATCCTAGACCGAAGAATAGACAACCTTTTACATCTTCAGATCCCACAAATACAGGTTCTCCTACTTCTAATGAAAGGTTTGTAACGTCATCTACAATACCAACTGTAAATGGTGATTTAGGACTTTCTGCTTTTAAGTTATCAAATACTGCGATCATCTGAGCAGGAGTAGTATCTTTAGAAGATAGTCCATATCTTCCTCCGATAATTTCTGGTGCATCTGCTTGACCGTAGAATAAATTTCTTACGTCAAGGTATAGAGGCTCTCCCATTGCTCCAGGCTCTTTTGTTCTGTCAAGAACAGCAATTTTCTTTACAGTTTTAGGAAGTACATTCATGAAGTACTCTGCAGAGAATGGTCTGTATAGATGTACAGTTAAAAGTCCCACTTTTTCTCCTTGAGCAGTTAGATAGTCTACAGTCTCTCTCAGACACTCTGTAACTGATCCCATAGCAACTATTATATTAGTTGCATCTTCAGCACCATAGTAGGTAAATGGTTTGTAGTCTCTTCCAGTTACTTTTGAGATCTCTTCCATATATTCTGCTACTGCTTTAGGAACTGCATCATAGAATTTATTTTGAGCTTCTCTAGTTTGGAAATATATATCATCGTTTTGAGCCGTTCCTCTTGTTACCGGGTGATGTGGATTTATTGCTCTATCTCTGAATTCTTGAACTGCTTTTTTATCTAATAATCTATCATATACTTCATAGTCCATTACTTCAACTTTTTGAATTTCGTGTGAAGTTCTGAAACCATCAAAGAAATGCATGAATGGAACTCTTGTTTTAAAAGTAGCAAGGTGAGCAACTCCTCCTAGATCCATTACTTCTTGAACCGATCCAGATGCAAGCATAGCATATCCAGTCTGTCTGGCAGAATAAATGTCTGAATGGTCTCCAAATATTGAAAGGGCTTGAGCCGAAAGTGATCTTGCGGATACATGAATTACACTCGGTAAAAGTTCTCCAGCAATCTTATACATATTCGGTATTTTTAATAGTAGTCCTTGAGATGCTGTATAAGTAGTAGTTAAAGCTCCAGCTTGAAGTGAACCGTGTACAGTTCCAGCAGCTCCAGCCTCTGATTGCATCTCTACAAGTTTAACAGGAACACCAAATAGGTTTTTCTTACCTTTTGCCGCCCACTCGTCTGTGTATTCTGCCATCGGAGATGATGGAGTTATTGGATAGATCCCCGCTACTTCTGTAAAAGCATACGATGCCCAAGCTGCTGCCTGGTTACCATCCATAGTTTGCATCTTTTTAACCATTAATTGTCGCCTCCTTAAAGTATAAGTTAATATTTTTTTAGTTTTGTGTGGAATAATAAAATTTCCAGTCAATCAAAATATTACTTTATAAACACTATCATGTCAACAATGCTCAAACATTTTTGTTTGTTTTTTTTCTTATTCATTGTTTTGAATGACTTCCTTTGTCTACACTAGTTCATTGTATTAGTTCTACTCTGTTTTGTCAATAATTTTCTAATGATTTGATAATCGTTAACTTTTTAATCTTTTTTAATAAAACTAGTTACAGTCGTTCTTTTTCCGAACTACCGCTACTGCCAAAACAGTTCCCAAGTTAAACTTGGCTTCACAAAATGTATCAATTTTGAATTTTATTTTGGATAAGTATCACGTTAACTTAAACTTTACATATTATTTCAAATATAATTTTATATTCTAACTCTATTTTTTTAACGGACAAGATTTCCTGTATAAATCTCAAACGTTTAAAATTAAAACTATGTATATTAAAATCTTTTTTTTTAATTAACCTCTATTTTATTTTGAGAATAAGTATTAGAGTATTTGTTAAAAAAAATTTTAATCAGCCATCAAAATTCTTTCTACACTAATTATTTTAAATAGGATTAATTTTAAAATCTTTTTACCTTTTTCTTGCTAAATGTGAAAGTTAACAGAAATTCACTAAAATATTCTACTGAGGAAATAAAAAATTTGAAAAAACACCTGCCTTTAGACAGGTGTCAAATTTTTATTGCTCTTTTACAATTTCAAGAGTATCTCTTGCAATTACTAATTCTTCATTTGTAGGTATTTTATAAACCGCTACTTTAGAAGAAGCTTTAGAAAGTTTTACATTACCCTTTTTCCTTACGGAATTGATTTCTTCGTCAAGTTCTACTCCCATGAATTCAAGACCTTTTAAAGATTCAGATCTTACCAATGAAGAGTTTTCTCCGATTCCTCCTGTGAAGCATATCATATCAACTCCGCCCATGGCTGCAGCATATGATGCAATGTAACCTCTTATTCTGTAGGTCATCATGTCGATTGCAAGTTGTGCCCTTTCATCACCTTTTCCCCTAGCGATCTCAAGGTCTCTACAATCAGAAGATTTTTCAAATATTCCAAGAATTCCAGATTGTTTGTTTATTCTTGTATCCAACTCTTTATCAGTAAGTTCTCTTTTGTTTTTTATGTATATTAGAGCTCCAGGATCCACATCTCCACATCTAGTTCCCATCATCAATCCGGCTACAGGAGTAAGCCCCATAGAAGTATCTACACATTTCCCATCTTTTACAGCAGATACAGATGCTCCGTTTCCAAGGTGACATATGATAATTCTAGAATTTTCAGGATTTTCCATGATTTCCATAGCTGTAGCCGAAACAAATTTATGTGACGTTCCGTGGAATCCGTATTTTCTAACTTTTAAATCTTTATAATCTGCATAAGGAAGTGCGTACATGTATGCTTTGGCAGGCATAGTTTGATGGAATGCTGTATCAAATACTCCTACATTTGGTTTTCCTGGCATGAGCGTCATACATGTTCTTACACCCATTATATTTGCAGGGTTGTGTAATGGTGCCAGCCCATTATTGGCTTCTACAGCTGCGATTACTTCTTCATCGATCATTACAGAGCTAGAGAAATCTTCTCCTCCATGTACCAATCTGTGACCAATAGCATCTACCTCTTCCACACTTTTAATAACTCCATACTCTTCATTTGTAAGAGCTGCGATTACCATTTCAAGAGCTTCTTTATGAGTCTCCATATCTCTTTCTATCTCTATTTCAAAATCTATTGCAGGAACTTCAAATTCAAGTTTAGATCCGTGAATACCTATTCTGTCACAAAGACCTATGGCAAATACTTCTCCTGATTCTGGGTTTATCAATTGATATTTTAATGATGAACTTCCGCAATTTATTACTAAAACTTTCATATTTATAAAATTCCTCCTATTTATTTAAGATTTATTTTCTATTTCTAAAAAAAGTTTATTTTCCTGCTTGTACCGAAGTTATTGCTGCCAAATTAGTTATGTCCGATACAGAACATCCTCTAGAAAGGTCATTTATTGGTGCGGCAAGACCTTGAAGTAACGGTCCGTGTGCTTCTGCACCAGCAAGTCTTTGTACCAATTTGTAGCCTATGTTTCCTGCTGCTAAGTTAGGAAATATAAGTACATTGGCATTTCCTGCAACCTTTGATCCTGGTGCCTTTTTCATACCTACTGCTTCTACCAGGGCAGCGTCTGCTTGTAGTTCAGATTCAAAATCAAAATCTACTTTTCTATCAGTCAAAAGTTTTCCTGCTTCAATTACAACATTTACCGAATCGTGCTTTGCAGATCCCTTTGTAGAAAAAGACATTAAAGCTACTTTAGGTTCAACACCTGCAACTGATCTAGCCGTTTCTGCAGCACTAGCTGCTATGTCAGCTAATTGCTCTGAAGTCGGCTCAGGAATTACAGCACAGTCTCCGAATAAAAGAAGTTGACCGTATTCCTCTACTTTATTATTAAGCTCCATTAAAAATACTGATGAAACTGTTCTCATTCCTGGTTTAGTTCCGACTACTTGAAGTGCAGCCTTTAATACATTGGCTGTAGGAGAATCAGATCCAGAAACCATTCCAGCAGCGTCTCCAAATTTAACCATCATTGCCCCAAAAAAGTTAACATCTGAAGTCAAGATTTCTTTTGCCTGTTCCTCAGTCATTCCTTTTTTAGCTCTTAGTTCCACAAGTTTTGCCACATACTCGTCAAACTTTGAAAAATTAACTGGATCAATAATTTCTGCTCCTTCTAAAGAAACACCCAATTTTTGAGCCTGTCTAGTCAATTCCTCTGAATTTCCTACTAATACAGGTACTGCTAATTTCTCTTTCACAATTTCCTCTGCTGCTTTTAGAACTCTCTCATCTGTAGATTCTGGTAAAACAATCTTGTTGTTTAGACTCTTCGCCTTTTCTCTTACTTCCGATATAAAACTCACTCGCTTACCTCCTAAAGTAATCCATCCTTCTAGGTTTTTTTATCCTCACGGAAGTATTTTATCAGAAAAAAAAAAAAAATACAAGTAATTATAAACAGTTTTTAACTCTGGCTTTACAAAACCAATGTTACTAATCATTTACGGTCATTTTTTTGTCTATTAAATGTAAAAAAATGATATCTACTACTCAAAAATTGCGTCAATATATTCTTTGGGATTAAAAGGCCTCAAATCCTCTATACCCTCTCCAACCCCTATAAATTTAATTGGCTTCTTCAGCTCCTCAGAGATTGCAAAGACAATCCCTCCCTTGGCTGTTCCATCTAGTTTGGTAACTATAAACCCTGTTAGTTTTGTCACTTCATTAAATACCTTTGCCTGGTTCAGACCGTTTTGTCCTGTAGTTCCGTCAATGACAAGGATGCTTTCGTAAGATGTGCTCCCCACATGCTTTTCTATTATTCTGTTTATTTTTTCAAGCTCTTTCATGAGGTTATTCTTGTTATGCAGTCTTCCAGCCGTATCTATTATAGCAACGTCAGCATTTCTGTTTTCTGCTGCCTTTAGCGTGTCAAATACTACTGCACCTGGGTCTGTTCCCTGCTGATGTTTTATAATTTCCGCACCTGCTCGTTTTGTCCATTCTTCCAGCTGCTCTATGGCTGCCGCCCTAAATGTATCCCCTGCACCAACAATCACTTTTTTACCCTCTTTTGTCAATTTTGAAGCAATTTTACCTATTGTAGTTGTTTTACCTACTCCGTTTACCCCTACTACGAGGACTACATTTAGTCCGGGCTTATCCGTTTTTAGTTCATTCCCATCCTCTATAAGGAAGTTTTCCATAACATCTTTTAATACTTCATAGACCTCTTTGGGATCTTTTATTCCTCTGGTTCTGACCTCTTTTTCAAGGGCTCCCACTATCTTCAAAGTCATATCCATTCCTATATCAGATTGTATGAGCATCTCTTCTAGATCTTCATACATCTCATCATC from uncultured Ilyobacter sp. includes these protein-coding regions:
- the nifJ gene encoding pyruvate:ferredoxin (flavodoxin) oxidoreductase translates to MVKKMQTMDGNQAAAWASYAFTEVAGIYPITPSSPMAEYTDEWAAKGKKNLFGVPVKLVEMQSEAGAAGTVHGSLQAGALTTTYTASQGLLLKIPNMYKIAGELLPSVIHVSARSLSAQALSIFGDHSDIYSARQTGYAMLASGSVQEVMDLGGVAHLATFKTRVPFMHFFDGFRTSHEIQKVEVMDYEVYDRLLDKKAVQEFRDRAINPHHPVTRGTAQNDDIYFQTREAQNKFYDAVPKAVAEYMEEISKVTGRDYKPFTYYGAEDATNIIVAMGSVTECLRETVDYLTAQGEKVGLLTVHLYRPFSAEYFMNVLPKTVKKIAVLDRTKEPGAMGEPLYLDVRNLFYGQADAPEIIGGRYGLSSKDTTPAQMIAVFDNLKAESPKSPFTVGIVDDVTNLSLEVGEPVFVGSEDVKGCLFFGLGSDGTVGANKNSIKIIGDKTELYAQGYFAYDSKKSGGVTRSHLRFGKSPIRSTYLVSSPSFVACSVPSYLAQYDMVSGLKKGGTFLLNCIWDKDETVENLPNSIKKALAKKQAKFYTINATKLAEEIGLGNRTNTIMQSAFFKLADVIPFEEAQTYMKEYAKKSYEKKGQDIVEMNYAAIDRGAGELVEIPVDPAWANLADEDTSDCCGSRDCSCGVKPEFVTKICDPINAIKGNDLPVSAFNGYEDGTFENGTTAYEKRAIAVNVPHWVSENCIQCNQCAYVCPHAVIRPFLINEEEMANAPEGLTTIKPIGKGLEGLQYKIQVSTLDCTGCGSCANVCPAPKGKALVMNPIGDEVAAGEPENANYLFNQVTYKDDLMAKTNVKGSQFAQPLFEFHGACAGCGETPYIKAITQLFGDRMMVANATGCSSIYGGSAPSTPYTKNAKGEGPAWASSLFEDNAEFGFGMHVGVEALRDRLQAVMERTMDKAPAEVAELYKEWIENRKNGAKTAEIRTKLLPLIKGKDFDGAAEVLSLKDYIVKKSQWIFGGDGWANDIGYSGIDHALASGQDVNILVVDTEVYSNTGGQASKASPSGAVAKFAASGKGVQKKDMAAIFMSYGYIYIAMVSMGANQAQYLKAIQEAEAFDGPSIIIAYAPCVNHGIRKGMGESQLEMKLATECGYWPLIRYNPALEAEGKNPLQLDSKEPNWDKYQEFLMGEVRYATLTKSFPERAKELFARNQAEAKRKWEQYKRLASLDYSVK
- the pta gene encoding phosphate acetyltransferase encodes the protein MSFISEVREKAKSLNNKIVLPESTDERVLKAAEEIVKEKLAVPVLVGNSEELTRQAQKLGVSLEGAEIIDPVNFSKFDEYVAKLVELRAKKGMTEEQAKEILTSDVNFFGAMMVKFGDAAGMVSGSDSPTANVLKAALQVVGTKPGMRTVSSVFLMELNNKVEEYGQLLLFGDCAVIPEPTSEQLADIAASAAETARSVAGVEPKVALMSFSTKGSAKHDSVNVVIEAGKLLTDRKVDFDFESELQADAALVEAVGMKKAPGSKVAGNANVLIFPNLAAGNIGYKLVQRLAGAEAHGPLLQGLAAPINDLSRGCSVSDITNLAAITSVQAGK
- the ftsY gene encoding signal recognition particle-docking protein FtsY; translated protein: MGILKKIFGFGKKNEKTPEEIEKEKVIYDEKEAEDVKKVIEEVTEDEFIADKKDTEETIEELESELFEYESQEEKGKQESEKIKEEKKVIAKEVQKSEEEGVGPVKKKGFFTSLKEKLTKSREGFFGKVKGFFLGRSVIDDEMYEDLEEMLIQSDIGMDMTLKIVGALEKEVRTRGIKDPKEVYEVLKDVMENFLIEDGNELKTDKPGLNVVLVVGVNGVGKTTTIGKIASKLTKEGKKVIVGAGDTFRAAAIEQLEEWTKRAGAEIIKHQQGTDPGAVVFDTLKAAENRNADVAIIDTAGRLHNKNNLMKELEKINRIIEKHVGSTSYESILVIDGTTGQNGLNQAKVFNEVTKLTGFIVTKLDGTAKGGIVFAISEELKKPIKFIGVGEGIEDLRPFNPKEYIDAIFE
- a CDS encoding acetate kinase — its product is MKVLVINCGSSSLKYQLINPESGEVFAIGLCDRIGIHGSKLEFEVPAIDFEIEIERDMETHKEALEMVIAALTNEEYGVIKSVEEVDAIGHRLVHGGEDFSSSVMIDEEVIAAVEANNGLAPLHNPANIMGVRTCMTLMPGKPNVGVFDTAFHQTMPAKAYMYALPYADYKDLKVRKYGFHGTSHKFVSATAMEIMENPENSRIIICHLGNGASVSAVKDGKCVDTSMGLTPVAGLMMGTRCGDVDPGALIYIKNKRELTDKELDTRINKQSGILGIFEKSSDCRDLEIARGKGDERAQLAIDMMTYRIRGYIASYAAAMGGVDMICFTGGIGENSSLVRSESLKGLEFMGVELDEEINSVRKKGNVKLSKASSKVAVYKIPTNEELVIARDTLEIVKEQ